The sequence CAGCCGACGAGCCCCTCGAGCACGCCGAGCGTCGCGATCGGCAGATACGGCAGGCTGTAGCCGCCTTCCTGCAACATCGCGATGCGTCCGCCGCACACGCTGCCCGCCGCTTGCCGGAGCGCGCGCGCCATTTGCCGGAACCCGTCGCGCTGCACGCGCATTCTGCCGAGCGGATCGAATGCGTTCGCGTCCTGCCCCGCGGATACGAGAATCAGTTGCGGCGAAAACGCGTCGATGAGCGGCAGCACCAGCTCTTCGAACGCATGCAGATAGCCGGCATCGCCCGTGCCGGAAGGCAGCGGCACGTTCACGTTGTAGCCCGCGCCCGCGCCGCCGCCCGTTTCACGCGCCTCGCCGCCGTCGACGGGGAAATTCTCTGCCTCGTGCAGCGAGACGAACAGCACCGACGGATCGTCGTAGAACACTTGCTGCGTGCCGTTGCCGTGATGCACGTCCCAATCGACGATCGCGACGCGTTCGATGCCGTGCACGGCCTGCGCATGCCGTGCGGCGATCGCGACGTTGTTGTAGTAGCAGTAGCCCATCGCGAAATCCGCGCCCGCGTGATGGCCCGACGGCCGGATCAGCGCGTACGCCTGCCGCAGCGGCCCCGTCACGACCGCATCGACCGCCGCGCATGCGGCGCCCGCCGCAAGCCGCGCGACGCGCTCGGTCAGCGCGCTGCCCGCCGCGTCCTCGCCGAGCTGCACGACTTGCGCGCCCGCCACCGCGCACGCTTCGGCAAGCTGCCGCAGATACTCGGGCCGATGCACGCGCAGCAACTGCTCGTCGGTCGCGCCGTCGAACGCAATTCGCGTGAGGCGCTCGGTCATGCCCACCGCGTCGAGCAGCTGCTTCGTGTACGCGAGCCGCAGCGGGCTGTCGAAATGCTCGCCGAAATTCAGCGTGCCGCGCGGAACGACATACACGAGATCGCCTTGCCGATGCGTGAGGAATGCGGGGTCGAACAGCAGTCCGGTGGGAATCACTTCGGTCTCCTCGTCAAAATGAAGCCGCTCAGTAACCGGTCTTGAACCGGGTCCAGTAGCGCGTCTGCATGCGCATCGCCTGCGGCGGCATCGGGCGCTTCACCCAGAGCGTGCGCATCGTCGCGGCGTCCGGGTAGATCGCCGGATTCGACGTGAGCCGCCTGTCCACGAGCGGCGTCGCCGCGCGGTTCGGATTCGGATACATCACCTTGTTGCTGATCTTCGCG comes from Burkholderia savannae and encodes:
- a CDS encoding class II histone deacetylase, coding for MIPTGLLFDPAFLTHRQGDLVYVVPRGTLNFGEHFDSPLRLAYTKQLLDAVGMTERLTRIAFDGATDEQLLRVHRPEYLRQLAEACAVAGAQVVQLGEDAAGSALTERVARLAAGAACAAVDAVVTGPLRQAYALIRPSGHHAGADFAMGYCYYNNVAIAARHAQAVHGIERVAIVDWDVHHGNGTQQVFYDDPSVLFVSLHEAENFPVDGGEARETGGGAGAGYNVNVPLPSGTGDAGYLHAFEELVLPLIDAFSPQLILVSAGQDANAFDPLGRMRVQRDGFRQMARALRQAAGSVCGGRIAMLQEGGYSLPYLPIATLGVLEGLVGWNAPFDDPHLFVQHPLGDGERNAVKAARNALAPYWPTLSQS